AGTTCTTAAATGCTAGCGGgaaatggtctttttttttttttactcagtacCGACTGGTATCAAAGTcagtacttttgacaacactagatgGATTTAAATGACAAACAAGCTCCTTATTGTTCGATTTATTTTCTACCATTATATGGAAACTTGAGCATGTCTAGTGTGTCTACCTTGGTTTTGGTTGTAGTGTGGCCCTCCATTTAGCTGGTTTTGGATCATGTTTGGATTTGTGTTCTGAGGCATGTTGTTGGGCTGTCCAGTAACTGAGGACGGCCGACGATAGGGCAGGGAACCTCCCACTGAGGGCGTGGTCTGCCGTGTCATTGGTCGGTTCATACTGTAAAAGTGTGGACCGTTGCCTGGGACACAAagagaaaattaattaataaaacttatTCTATTGGTTCTTCCCTGAATCACAGTATGGGATATGCAATAGGAAGACCACAATACATACAACGATTTatgaaatgaactgaaaataCAAGCTCTGACCCAACCCTAGTGAGCCAGCTCACTCTTCTGCTACCTTTTCTAACCAGGCAGTATCCGAACTGAAACTAAACCTCAACATAATTAACTGATGTGGATCACACCACAAAGACAGCATGATAAATAGACGAGAGACACAACTAATGTtcacagttaaagggatagttcacctgaacatgatttactcaccctgatgttgttccaaacctgtacaaccTTTGATCATTTTCGGAACACAaactaagatatttttgatgaaatccaacaGCTTTCTGACCCTACATAGACAGCCAAGTAATTGACGTGTAcaagacccagaaaggtagtaaggacattgttaaaatagtccatatgacatcagtggttcaactgtaattttatgaagctgtgGGAACTTTCAATGATGTAGAACGTTGATTTCTTTTAGTTATCGTATGTTTTTTtgggttcaaataaatatggttgggCAAAAATTGCAAATCATTCTCTATGTCGAAATCTTCAGACATGTTCACAAATACTTATGTAGAGTGTTCATCTTCCTCCAAGGCTCAGTGCATCCAGGTtcttctcgtagcttcataaaatgaagtttgaaccactgatgtcacatggactctTAACAATGTCCTTACACTACCTTTCTTGGCCTTGAACGTGGTTGCTGTCCTAGAAGGCAACATAAACCCTTACTTAAAAATTATGCTTTTAAATACCATCTAGGTAGGCAGTTCACTAGTTTGGGACAGCGCTATAAGGAAACATGACCCTCAAACCTATCAgtccatgtaaaaaaaattggCCCATAAAAATTCCTTAATTAAATTTGTTATGAAACATCTCATCATTCAAAGAAAGACCCACAGTAATCCTTAAGAAGCACTATCAGAAAGTAGAGATGGACCAAATGATGTGATGGAGACGAACGCCACAGGGAATGTTAATCCAACCAAGAACAGGAGCACGGATGCACAGCGAGCCAAGACAAACCAAGCCCATGCAGGTGAAGCCTTGGTGAGGTGGAGGAGGGATGAATCCTGGGTAATGTCGAGTGAATCACATGAATGATCACGTGCAGGATGTCACTCAAAGATGGACAAGTTTGAAGATGGACTTAAGGAGGGGGTGAGGGGACTCACCTTGAGCGGGAGTGCTAGTTGCAGCAGCAGGATTGGTGTTGGTGCAAACAGGGAGGTTGGGGGGCAGCTGTGGGGGTGGTGGTATTTCGGGAGGGCCCTCTGCTGGCAGAGCAGGGGTCGGGGCAGGGGCAGGGGGCACTGGCTCTGGGGTGGGAGGTGGTGGAGGTATGGGAGGGGCAGGAATAGTAACGCTCGGAGGGGGTTTGGGAGGGTTAGGAGGGTTGGGAGGGGCAGGTGCTGTACCTGCAGCCCCATGCACCATACAGAGACAGGAAGCCCAAGGGAGAAGAGAACAAGAGTGACAGAACACAGGGAAGAAAGGTCAAAAGGAGAAATAGGGCCACAGGGACGAGGGATAGGTGCAGTGAGtaaaaagagaagaaataaaGAGGCAGTGAACAGAAAGAGAAGTTATCATTGCTAATAGTGGGACAAGAGAGTTTTCAATCAAGTAAAAACAATACTTCATTCAGAACCTTGGACAGTTCTCAGATTAATTTACTAAAGCTGCGTTCACGCCATGTCGTAGCTACCATAATTTCCGAGATGACAACACGTGACATTTTACTCATAGCTGAATTGTGTTTCTGTGGCAACACGATCAACAGCAAAGCCCTCACATGCTCCAGAACTCGTAATTACAATCAGAATGTTCTAAAGGCTAGGACCAGTGACAGCTGTACCACCTGACCGCCGCTGGTTAATTTAGGCACCAACTCAGAGTCCGAGGACATGGAAAACTTTGAGTAAAATGTCTTGTTTTGTCATCTCTGAATTATGGTAATTACAACATGGCGTGAAGGCAGCATAATACTTAATTACAGGAATCTCACCAGGAAAGGCGGTGGGCGGGGCAGGGGTTGGCACAGCGATGGGCACACCCACGCTTCCACTCCCACTGTTCTCTCTGCTGCTACTGCGACTGCTGGGATGACTGCCACCGCTGCTGCCACTGCtgccacacacaaaacacatcgtGCAAGATAAGATCAATCGCATTTGCCGGTTTTACTTCCATAACGATGTATTTCCGAGTAAAACAGGATAGGGAACTAGGGGGGAAAATGTAGGGTGGGACTATTCAATAGACCGTCAACAGAAAAGAATAGTCATTTTAAAAGGAAGAATGTTATTAGATTTCGTTTAAAGAATGAATAATTCACAATAGAGTGTGCATTAACAAGGTGACTAGCTGTAAAATAACCTCACATTCAGCTTTGCACAATTCATTTTGTCCCTaaccaaaaaaaatgtttttagcacATTGTCAAAGTTTCATTGACCAGGCCATTTAAAGGAATCAATATTTGGCTATTTTCAGATTATCAACTGATAACTAcagattaaataaatttaatcagCCTGGCTAATATTTGGCCATATCTAGATTACCAAGAAATGACTAAAGGTACTAAAGGCAATACTTTTCAGATTATTgtcatttttggattaactagTGCTTGAATGATGAAATGGCCACAAAAGATAACCTCATACTAAACCATTTTCAGATCAGATAATAATGGCAGACTGGTTTACAAACCTGGTCAATATTCTGACATTATTTGGCAACTGTCAGATTATCGGCTAATACATAGCATAAGAAGAACTTCCAGATTAAAACATATGACATTCATGCCCACTTAGCCAAACAACAGAAATAATTCCATCTTTTGTGAGTTATAAATCCAACAGCCTTGTCAATACATAAtgcacattttgtatttaaatacagaatgtatttaaatgcaaaatgaaatTTTTAAGAGAATTTCATTTCAACAATTTTGCTTGGTTATCCATTAGTCTAACTACTAAATGATCCCACTTGATGATCAGTTTCAATTCCTGATTAACAGGAGCAAATTTAcactacatttaaacattttagggcttaaaacaaaactgatctgctgcttaatatttctgtggaatctgtgatattttttgataaagttCAAGGCCAAGGGTTGAAACtaaatgcaaaagcctctaagtgccatctaaAAAAATTTCTAAACACAGGAGAAAAATGCTCAATTTAGAAGAAAATATAAGATGACACAggggcttttgcatctgaactcttcatgtaTAGAAACAACAAAGAAAGATCTCTTCATACACATTTTACATGGTCATGAATTGAGGAATTGTGGGTGAGAATCAGAGAAGAGGAAGCATTCTTGAGAATGTGATTATGTGTTCTCTGTTTGTCCCCTGAGACTCTCAAAATCAGGGTGCTGAGAATGCAAACAGCAAAGAGTTGAAGAGATACAGgtaagaaagactgaaatagaaaGACGGTGAGTGAAAGAGCAGGAAAGAGCCCTTCTTTAAGTAGGTTATGGCTGtctgaacccccccccccaaaaaaaaagatccaaGCAAGACAGATAGAaagcaaaagagaagaaaagagaaagttAGTGAGTGACTGTTCCTTTTTAGCCGAGAGTCACACTGCGACAGACACCAAACAAAGACAGATTAAAAACAGAACAACAGCGACAGGAAGGACAGACGGGAAAGGAAAACAGGATGCAGAAAAAGAGGGTGAGAAAGTGTGAGGGACctattttttccttttcagaGTTTATTATTTTAAGCCTGTCCAGGGGATAATACTGCATGTGTGgagtaagtatgtgtgtgtgtgtgtgtgtgagtacctGTAAGTGCGGGTCCTCTGATTAACGGATGCAGTTCTAGCTGGGCTCTGTAGGGGTGGTGCGGTGTTTCGTGTTGGACTCTGCACATAGTCGTTAGGGATGACAGGTGGACGCACAGGCTCGAGCGTCCTGTAAGGGGAGTGCCGCCTGCCGAGGGGGGCGGggttaacatattttaatattcactAAGTGGTGGAGTCAAACATCATTGATGACAGACCCCAATAATTACATAATGGGAGATCTTGTGTCACATCTTGTGTAAAAATCCAATGAGAACATCACAACAGTACCATACAGCAAACCCTCATGAGTCATATCTAATTTATAGTTATTTGTAGATCTGGGAAGCAATTACGCTGGGCGGTATAACCAAAATAGATAAGTATGGGTAATTTAACGTCTGGATCtataaataatatcaatattttaacagtgtatgacaatacagttattttttattcaacaaaaaaagTAGTAGGTTTAAATAATAAATCGTCACCTGACAATGTCTTAAGATcagtttacaaattaaaaatacttaAGTAGACCAAACATTTTTtgacttttcagttttttttcacaccaaaaaaaaacatgtttgttcaTTCTCAAGTgagaaatgtgcagcattttatctaaaaaagtgttacaaagacaaaaatattattatattaacatttacattttctattgtttagctaaaaaaaaaatcgttaCTATTATTAAGATTATAGAAAATTGCTTTATACTTAATTTAAAAAGCAGAagttaattaaatacttttttaaaaatcagatACTTAAAAACTATCTGTATTGTGTTGGTCATATAAAAAGCAATATTGGTTAATCTTTAGCGTCATCTAAtttgattttctctttttttatttagattaaaaaaaggtacgattattaaaatgtgtttgatcaaAAGTCAGTTTTTTGTTAACAAAATTAAGAAAtcgtaatatatttaaaataaaattctacaTTTTGGTGAGTAGAGCCACATTCACCAAATGTTGTTAAATAACTGATACACATACACCTGTGTAAGCACACAATGGTGAATATTAAATGGCATAATGTAGCTCAGTCTAAAATCGTTTAGCAATTAATGATTAAACAACGATCTAGGCTTGTTTGGGACAAAGCCCACTCTGCATTTTTACATTACTGCATGTTTCTTCACTGCTCTCATGTGTAAATAATGTcactttatgtaatatatttaccACAGTACAGGAACAGTCTACCAGCGATGCATTCTTACTGTCTCATAGTATATATCGTCATACCACCCTTGCCTAGCAGGAATCGGTCATATGCCAGATAGATATTTAAAGGAGCCTGTTGTGTTGTATTACAGAAGGTTGTCTGAATtgcttgtgattggctgttgaGTTGCCATGGTGACAGTGAGGGGTTGGGGCCGTGGGCATGGGTATGAGCGGGAAGAACACATTTGAGGTTTAACAATAACAAACATCAGCTGTAAAAACtcaatgacataaaataataacaacacatCACAAAAACAACATGACAGTTTGTTCTCCAGTGACCTGCAGTGGCAGAAAAAGGCACAAAGACGGAAACACACAGATCAGGAACGCTTAAGTGTTTCAGTTCCTGAACAGAGAACAAGCCAAAACTGTTAACTACAATACACACAGTCATAGATGCGTGCGAGAATGGCTGTCAGGAATAGAGATTAGTTAAAAGATGCAGAGAAGTGGCAGAGAGAATTTCCTTTTCAACCACCAGATCAACACATGCacaataatatctcacaatttaaagggtttatttaatatatttttaaagcattatttcACCCCTGCATGTCCATTCAGAATACAAGTAAACTTTTTGAACTGAAATATGACGCAAAAGCAATTCAGATCAGGCAGAATTTTTCTTACCTGAAGCCTGAAAcacacgtcttttttttttttgtttgattcagTAGATAATATGGACTTCATGcacaagaaaacattttcagttaTGTGTGATATTTATAGTGATAGTCATGATTAATTGATTCGGTTAGAGAAAGTGGGGGTCTAACGCTATATCAAGCAGTCCAAGTTATTTAGACAGTTAAAGAGTTGGATCCTCATGCTAAACTtggcaaaagtataaatataaataaataaaaaaaaatgaaatgaaatggagtatttctgtgccaaatGATTAAATTTGTCACACTCCTTTCGGGTTcggagattttattttatttttttttctcaacaacaCCATCAGCAGAGTTACACAGGACTTGCTCTagaagaatgtctccaaataagtgtgaTTTTGCTTATAAGGGAAAGATAACCTTGCTCAGCCCAGCATTAcgtgaacagtggatgcagtttgtttatcCGGGGCAACAATGGGGTTTCGCAAGTGTTTGTTTGTTCCCGTCATTTCGGTGATGAAtgtttttataaacaaggcccccGTTCGAcactggatttgcacattgtttgacACTGAAAGATGGAGTGGACTCAGCGATAAAAGATTGAGGTCATGATTCAGAACCAGAGGCAGTAAGTAAAAACTGCATGAATTTTCTATGTTTTGTAGGCAATCTGTGCGCAAGTGCTCGTGATTCTTTTACTCCGCCCAAAGCACGCCCCCAGGAGCTCGGCTGTTTTCATTGAGGATTGTAAAGCTGTAtcttccttttatatatataaagctttcgattgatgtatggtttgttaggatcacataaaatttggccgagatacacctatttgaatatctggaagctgagggtgcaaataaatctaaatactgagaaaatcatctttaaagttgtccaaattaagttcttagcaatgcatattactagtcaaaaagtttttatatatttacggtaggaaatttacaaaatatcttcatggacaTTCCTTAATATCCAAATGATATTTGGCATAATAGAAAAATCGATAAGtttgaccaatacaatgttttttttttttttgctattgttgaaaatataccccagcgacataagactggttttgtggtccagggccacATATTGCATCACGTCTGTTTAGGACACTGTGCTCATTTCAACAAGTGATCTTTGTGGAATGCGCCATAAGTATTGAGTTCTGAAAGTTACAGAATGTTTTCATAGTACAATGAGCTCTATTAATCTAGGAAAGATCAAGTAAAGTTTTATTCATCATGATATGACCCTTTTTAAAAACCACCTctgttctttctttaaaaattgaGACCTCCAAAACATTTCTGTACAGGAAAAACAGTTTGACAAGCataagctttttttatttaatattaatataccgCAGTGAGTTTCACTCCTGTCCAGATGGCAgtctgacattttaaattaaactaaatctgTACACATCTATGAAGTTTAGGGCTCATAAAAACCATATATTACTGGCATTTCCTAACAAATTAttactttcattttataaatGCCATCAAGACTAAAGCTAAAATCAGAGCCTGTGCAAATGTGCACTAACTTACCCCAGGGTTCCTTTGCCCGGGCCAGGAGGGCTGGGTGGTTTCTGGGTTGGGGCGGCTGTGCGTGGAGTTGTACCCGCTTTCATATTCTGGGCGTTGACCTGAAGGGCAAGTGTCAAATATCATTATTTTAGTCAGAACAAATGTAAAGTCACTAACATTGGAACacatacacaaaacacacatcaACCAAAACCCGACTGAATCCTTCCTTACCTTAAACCTTAGTAACCACTACATTCAGAAATGAAAGCAATAAGAAAGGTGAGGAGAGAAAAGATGCAAACCGTTATTGTGAAGAGTAAAGAGAAACTCATATACGTGCAAACACACAGAGGGCAGCTACTAATGAAGAACAGTCCTATGCAGGTTTAGTATTGGTTGGTCACACAAATTCTTCTGTGTGAGCTCTACTTCATACATCATTACATTATTGACAATGGACCTTTTTTTTGTCCACGAAATGTTGCGAACGTGATCACACCTTaggttagggctgggcgatatatcaaATATTAGTGATAGTATCGGAATAATTTTGACGACgatgtaaaatttgaatatatcGGGAATAtagaatatttcaaattcaagcatactttcccaaaagaacGCGCCGAATGTCCAAAAAAGGAACCTGTAACTGCTGACTGCTCTACGCCCCTCTACTACGAGAGCTTAATGATAGcggttgccagataacaagagtttaaatctccgaatcagagctccactgttacaaggatacattttctacccggtgtttgcttattttaagcaatctggcaaccatgcacATGTGCTCACTCCTCATTGCGGAAGAGCCGCCGACAataatctgaaaacactaacaTGGAATTGAGTGATCTAATGAAAGCATCGTTCAGCCGTTCTGTCGTGCGATCTCAactgtattgtttgcatttgtgatcgcaaaataaatgcacttactcgaccgctgatatttgaatagagaaacatagGCTATGGCCAACTGGAATTACTATTGGTGAATTTCACTGTTTTGTTTACCAGTCTCcataatatagacagagagaatgcaaaagtctttggtattcatttatatatattcatatataagaaatagctatgtgcttcagcaactagctccccatctGACAGGGTTTTTAATGTCAGTaggaacatagtttcatgccacagagcttctcttaaaaccgcaaacagttgacagacttgtgttcttagcttaaaaacttgttaaaaaaattaaaataaaatacttatcccagttgcatagtataaattgtgaattgcatgcactaaaaagttgaaagaatgcactttctgtacttaatttgcaatgcttcagttacatataggcctacatgtattcatttaataaaaagcagtaagtgatctcttggtctagattttttaactgcttaaataaactgtttaatttaaattgtttttttgtttttttgtttttatggcaaaagaaaatcatgttttttttattatttaaatgcaaacatatcgagatatatatcgaatatcgtaaaaattttgacaatatcgagatatttttttatatatatcgcccagccctaccttAAGTAATACTATTTTAATACCAATTAATAATTCCACCCTATAGTCAGTGTTCTTACAAATGTAAGAAGtaaactacacaaacacacacacagactgtcttCAACCCTACCTTTACGCCATGGCCTAAGTCATCCAGCATACTGTAGTCAATGGGCTTGCGGATGTAACGTACAGGCCTCTCAGGATTGGCTGGTGCAATGATCTTATGTGTGCGGGAAGTGTTCTTATTGGTGGTGAGGATGCCAATTTCTCGCCTAGCCACCTTTTCTTTATGGATGTCCACCGTCTGTGGAGGAATGATGAAATGTAATTTGACATAGGCAGAAATGTAAGATCAAAATATAGGTTTGAAAGTCCTAAAAGTAGGACATGAATCGTGCAAGCAGTCTGTAgagagttttatatatataaaatatagtttaattaatataaaagtaGTGCTATGTGTCAAAGTTTAGTACTTAGGGTTATTGATTTGAGTTAACCTTTTACTTTAagtataaacaatattaatagtGATGCGTGGCTTAGAAATTTAAGTGAAAGAATAAGCAAAATTGCAATGTACAGTGTATCCACACTACTAGATGTTTGTTACAGCAGTAAAAAGCACCTGTGAGATGTGGTTGATGGACGACTCCATGCGGCGTAGCTGAGACGCCTGTATATCCAGCATCTGAAGCACATTGTTGGCGAGAGTGTTGATCAGATACGCTACACTGGCCAAAGATTGAGTGGTGTAGCTTTTGGTTTCTTCTAGAGCTCTGTTCTTATCTGGAGACTAGAAGGAGAGGGAtggaagaggagagagagagagagagagagagagagttaatctCGGCACAGAATAGAGGTTAAATAGAACATGATATTGACTCGTGGCCTAATTTCTGTTCCCTCATTTACACTCCCCTTTAGGAGTGTGCGATACTAAACATGTactataatattattgttttaacagTGTGCGAGATGACATGATTGAGTATGCCTCGAGTATGCATGCtttctgtatgtcatgtcacttcacttcatttggTTAACTAACCTATTAAAactagggctgtgtattgccaagaatctggcGATACAATACGTATCACGATACAGGGGTTGCGATATTGTAAGCAAggcgatatattgggatattCCTTATTTTAGGAATAGAATATATTGTAAGGAAAGCTTTCATTACgaacacaccaccatatgcaaaccttagcaataaataaataaataaataaaaattgtttaaccagaacacatcctttagttaaatgtataatacgcataacatttattttataataagaccataaatatttttaaaccctGCTTTAAAGGTTCACAGATAAAGTTTTCTGTGTGACAACAGAGTACAAAACAGCTTAGCAATACCTGGAAGTGGGAATCATGGCGGGCTGCACTATCTCCCCACTGGCCTTCACCCTGGCCATGGAGGCCATCATTCGGGCCTCTAGATGTACAGTTGGTGGACAGCGAATAAGACCTGGGCTGAGGCTGCCACCGGTCAGAGCCTACATGGATGACCTCACAACTCTATGACCAAGGTTTGCACTTTACAGCTATTAAGAAAGCTCCAGGAAAACATTGAGCGGGCTCGCATGAAGATCAAGCCGAGCAAGTCCAGAAGCATCTCCATCATCAAGGGGAAGCTGTCAGACCACTGCTTCTACATCAGCGAGGAACCCATTCCAACTTTCTCCGAGAAGCCAGTGAAGAGCCTAGGTCGGTGGTATGATGCCACCCTTAAAGAAAAAGAGCAAGTAGATCAGCTTAGGAAGGAGGTAGCCAGCGGCCTGGAGAACATCGACTGAACCCTGCTTCCTGGCAAGCTGAAGCTCTGGTGCATGCAGTATGGAGTACTTCCACGTCTCCTGTGGCCACTAACCCTCTATGAAGTCCCGCTCTCGAAGATGGAAAAGCTGGAGAGACTGGTCAGCTCATATGTAAGGAAGTGGCTTGGCCTTCCCAGGTGCCTCGGCAGTATTGGACTTTACGGCAAAGGGATGCTACACCTGCCCATTTCCAGTCTGGTAGAGGAGTACAAGTGTGCCAAAGTCAGACTGGGGATGATACTACTAGATTCGAACAATCCATTTGTAGCCCAAGCTGCCCCCATCTTGGCCACCAGGAGGAAAAAGACCCTGTTGGCTGCAACTGAGCAGGCAAAGGCATCACTCAGACTCAAGGACATCGTGGACCTGGTGCAGTAAGGGAGGAGAGGTCTTGGACTTGGGGCCAGTACACCAGTGTGGAGCAAGATGGTTGTCCAGGAGGTATGTCGGGAGGAGGTAGCAAGGAGTTGCGCCCAAGCTGTGGCACAGGCAAAGCAAGGGCAGTGGATGGCATGGGAGGAGTGGAGAAGAGGAAGATCTCCTGGAACGAGCTGTGGGAGATGGAGGCATTCAGAGCAAGCTTTACCATCAGGGCTGCCTACGATGTCCTACCTTCTCCCGCAAACCTAAGCCAATGGTATGCCGAAGACCCCACGTTCCCTCTATTCCCAAGTCTAGCAACACTGAAGCACATCTTAGTGGGATGCAAGACCAGCCTCACCCAAGGCCGTTACACCTGGCGGCACAGCCAGGTGCTAAAGTGTCTTGCAGCAGTGTTGGAAAGCCTATGGACAAGCTTGAATGCCCTTCCTCCCCCGTCACCCCAGTGGCAGCCAACACCATTTGGTCGGGAGGGTGAGGGTCAAGCCAACCTCACCACCATAAGATCAGACTCTGGTCAGCTGGGCAGAGCATGGGACTGGAAGCTGCTGGCAGACTTGAACAAGAAACTCTGCTTCCCAGATGAAATCGCAGCCACCAACCTGCGACCAGAGCTTGTTCTGTGGTCAGCCACGCTCaagcttgtttacatcagagctcACCGTGCCCTTGGAGGGTGCAGTGGAGGAGGCCTATGAATGCCAAAAGGTTGAGGTACGCTGAACTTGCAACCAATGCGCAACAACAAGGCTGGAATGTGAACCAAGTGGAAGTAGGCTGCAGAGGGTTCATAGCCACCTCAACATCCTGGCGTCTGCCTTAAGGGCCGTTCACATGTCGCGCCTAAAAACGAAGGGCGTGAGCGATACGTACCCCTCTGCGCGCCCTCGCACTATGACCCCCCGGGGCGCGGTGCGGGGGACACCGGCCTCGACGGGTGCCCTGCTTGGCCCGGCGGCCTCAACCCCCGCTGGGACTGTGGGcgcaccgctttctccttctttccaaagtgctcggACAGTTgcgttcaaaaattcaaaaatgtcgaacgttaacgtagtcggagcgttaacggtttttatttacgttaccaaacatttgttataactgtagtaattataagtaaagtttgacgtttaaatgccagaacaaattactaccatattgataaattatacaaatacaaatggttaactgaaccggacctgtcatttaacaattggttgcgtcaacggcatttattttataaataactagttaagttgtccaaagtaatttaatgataccattcacagcgttattcaaacggaccttttcactgacgtaatgacgcaattacgtgcacttgctagcctgttccatttacgtgttctccatatgctaaagaggagtctcacctagcctctgaaggaagtgacttggaaggatcagtcctaccaggaagtatccttgacattgagaaacgccttcaGAGAAACGCACCCGAGCTGAACCGAATGACGTTtggatatgaaaatatatgacacGCGCTTTCCTCTCATTAacgaaataaacaacaacaacaacaaagaaaatatCACAGCAGTTAAAAAgttaaagcagaagttaaaaatgcATCTTATTTCACCGATGTAGATGTTTGCACGAGCTCGGTAAAGCATTCACGCCACATACTATACACTATAGTATTTTATGTAATACCTTAAATCAAGCAGTTGTAcggtattaaacattattattaaatattggattatagtgatagtttggtttgcagagatcaaaGATTAATAtagctcaggactgttttgattatcataacccacTAAGGTGTTTTAAGAGATTACTCTACCAGTCCAAAGTTTTTGTATGGTAAcgttaagatttttaatgtttttttgtttagttttttaagtctcttctgctcaccaagcctgcatttatttgatccaaaatacagcaaaagcagtaatattgtgcaatatt
This genomic stretch from Carassius gibelio isolate Cgi1373 ecotype wild population from Czech Republic chromosome B6, carGib1.2-hapl.c, whole genome shotgun sequence harbors:
- the LOC127959441 gene encoding abl interactor 2 isoform X4 produces the protein MAELQMLLEEEIPAGRGALLDSYANLERVAEYCESNYIQSPDKNRALEETKSYTTQSLASVAYLINTLANNVLQMLDIQASQLRRMESSINHISQTVDIHKEKVARREIGILTTNKNTSRTHKIIAPANPERPVRYIRKPIDYSMLDDLGHGVKVNAQNMKAGTTPRTAAPTQKPPSPPGPGKGTLGRHSPYRTLEPVRPPVIPNDYVQSPTRNTAPPLQSPARTASVNQRTRTYSGSSGGSHPSSRSSSRENSGSGSVGVPIAVPTPAPPTAFPGTAPAPPNPPNPPKPPPSVTIPAPPIPPPPPTPEPVPPAPAPTPALPAEGPPEIPPPPQLPPNLPVCTNTNPAAATSTPAQGNGPHFYSMNRPMTRQTTPSVGGSLPYRRPSSVTGQPNNMPQNTNPNMIQNQLNGGPHYNQNQVPMAPPPPSILQITPQLPLMGFVARVQETISDAPPPPPPAEEVEFEEVTPPPPPPEDYEDEEGDEEEESAVVEYSDPYAEEDPPWAPRNYLEKVVAIYDYTRDKEDELSFQEGAIIYVIKKNDDGWFEGVMSGTTGLFPGNYVESIMHYAD
- the LOC127959441 gene encoding abl interactor 2 isoform X13, which encodes MAELQMLLEEEIPAGRGALLDSYANLERVAEYCESNYIQSPDKNRALEETKSYTTQSLASVAYLINTLANNVLQMLDIQASQLRRMESSINHISQTVDIHKEKVARREIGILTTNKNTSRTHKIIAPANPERPVRYIRKPIDYSMLDDLGHGVKVNAQNMKAGTTPRTAAPTQKPPSPPGPGKGTLGRHSPYRTLEPVRPPVIPNDYVQSPTRNTAPPLQSPARTASVNQRTRTYSSGSSGGSHPSSRSSSRENSGSGSVGVPIAVPTPAPPTAFPGNGPHFYSMNRPMTRQTTPSVGGSLPYRRPSSVTGQPNNMPQNTNPNMIQNQLNGGPHYNQNQVSDAPPPPPPAEEVEFEEVTPPPPPPEDYEDEEGDEEEESAVVEYSDPYAEEDPPWAPRNYLEKVVAIYDYTRDKEDELSFQEGAIIYVIKKNDDGWFEGVMSGTTGLFPGNYVESIMHYAD
- the LOC127959441 gene encoding abl interactor 2 isoform X11, with product MAELQMLLEEEIPAGRGALLDSYANLERVAEYCESNYIQSPDKNRALEETKSYTTQSLASVAYLINTLANNVLQMLDIQASQLRRMESSINHISQTVDIHKEKVARREIGILTTNKNTSRTHKIIAPANPERPVRYIRKPIDYSMLDDLGHGVKVNAQNMKAGTTPRTAAPTQKPPSPPGPGKGTLGRHSPYRTLEPVRPPVIPNDYVQSPTRNTAPPLQSPARTASVNQRTRTYSGSSGGSHPSSRSSSRENSGSGSVGVPIAVPTPAPPTAFPGNGPHFYSMNRPMTRQTTPSVGGSLPYRRPSSVTGQPNNMPQNTNPNMIQNQLNGGPHYNQNQVPMAPPPPSILQITPQLPLMGFVARVQETISDAPPPPPPAEEVEFEEVTPPPPPPEDYEDEEGDEEEESAVVEYSDPYAEEDPPWAPRNYLEKVVAIYDYTRDKEDELSFQEGAIIYVIKKNDDGWFEGVMSGTTGLFPGNYVESIMHYAD
- the LOC127959441 gene encoding abl interactor 2 isoform X14, which produces MAELQMLLEEEIPAGRGALLDSYANLERVAEYCESNYIQSPDKNRALEETKSYTTQSLASVAYLINTLANNVLQMLDIQASQLRRMESSINHISQTVDIHKEKVARREIGILTTNKNTSRTHKIIAPANPERPVRYIRKPIDYSMLDDLGHGVKVNAQNMKAGTTPRTAAPTQKPPSPPGPGKGTLGRHSPYRTLEPVRPPVIPNDYVQSPTRNTAPPLQSPARTASVNQRTRTYSGSSGGSHPSSRSSSRENSGSGSVGVPIAVPTPAPPTAFPGNGPHFYSMNRPMTRQTTPSVGGSLPYRRPSSVTGQPNNMPQNTNPNMIQNQLNGGPHYNQNQVSDAPPPPPPAEEVEFEEVTPPPPPPEDYEDEEGDEEEESAVVEYSDPYAEEDPPWAPRNYLEKVVAIYDYTRDKEDELSFQEGAIIYVIKKNDDGWFEGVMSGTTGLFPGNYVESIMHYAD